The Lycium barbarum isolate Lr01 chromosome 10, ASM1917538v2, whole genome shotgun sequence genome includes a region encoding these proteins:
- the LOC132612793 gene encoding small ribosomal subunit protein uS3c-like, producing MTLQKEFNCVNRKLNIAVTRIAKPYGNKDTWTTPWELRNQIEEIKQDMRAMQVQINHIFREGNRLADFLANQALDHAGIKVHDFILMASEGRRILNMDKLQLPQLRIRTRRIQQIDHQQ from the exons ATGACCTTACAAAAAGAATTTAATTGTGTAAACCGAAAACTGAACATTGCTGTCACCAGAATTGCAAAACCTTATGGAAACAAGG ATACATGGACCACTCCATGGGAATTGAGGAATCAGATTGAAGAGATCAAACAGGATATGAGAGCTATGCAGGTACAGATTAACCATATATTCAGAGAAGGCAACAGGTTGGCAGACTTTCTAGCAAACCAGGCTTTGGATCATGCAGGAATCAAAGTTCATGACTTTATACTCATGGCATCAGAAGGAAGAAGAATTCTCAATATGGACAAATTACAACTGCCTCAGTTGAGGATTAGAACAAGGAGGATTCAACAGATTGATCATCAACAATGA